The genomic stretch AAAGAGACAGGCAAAGTAGCCTGTCTCTCTAATTTAACCAAGGTATTTTTCTGGATCAAAATTGCGGACTATTTTTATAAAAGTTTCAGTTAAGTTTTGAAAGCAATCTTCATCCAAATAGCCTTGTCTGGATGCTTCTTTAATTAGCAAGGGCTTGAAATCTTTAAGTAACAATTCCATAGCTTGTTCATCCCCTTTTTTGGCTTGTTCAATTAGTGGTAAGAAATTTTTCATTATATCCCCCCTTCCTTAATGTTAGGTGAAAGAAGGAAGGGGGAGCACGATTGTTACACCATTGATTATCTTTTTAAAAATACCTCAAGTTTTTTTAATAATCTTTTTCTGAATATAGAGACTCCTTGACGGCTGATATCAAAAATTCGGGCAATTTCACTATCTGTTTTACATTGAATATATTTTTCATAAAGTAGTTTTTTTTCTTTGAAGTTTAGTTGTTCAATAGCCCTAGATAGCGCTTCGTTCTCAGCGAAATTTTCTAGATTCATAATTTCAGATTCTGAGATAAAATCAAGAGATAAATAAGATTCGGATATACTGCTTCTCATAATATCTTCTAATGAATCAGTTGGAAAGTAGGTATGAGAATATTTTTGTTTCTTTTTTAGGCAAGCACTGGCAGAATTTTTAATAGATTGCTGTACATAACTAACAAATAAATAGTTAACTTCAACTTCTGATTTCATGAT from Listeria monocytogenes ATCC 19117 encodes the following:
- a CDS encoding helix-turn-helix domain-containing protein; this encodes MKNFLPLIEQAKKGDEQAMELLLKDFKPLLIKEASRQGYLDEDCFQNLTETFIKIVRNFDPEKYLG
- a CDS encoding sigma-70 family RNA polymerase sigma factor, which translates into the protein MKSEVEVNYLFVSYVQQSIKNSASACLKKKQKYSHTYFPTDSLEDIMRSSISESYLSLDFISESEIMNLENFAENEALSRAIEQLNFKEKKLLYEKYIQCKTDSEIARIFDISRQGVSIFRKRLLKKLEVFLKR